The following proteins are encoded in a genomic region of Glycine max cultivar Williams 82 chromosome 18, Glycine_max_v4.0, whole genome shotgun sequence:
- the LOC100811069 gene encoding uncharacterized protein — translation MGFSSKEEKSKRILRGLKTLFFLITMVISLLLFSAPVLLVIADALVPSALLSTLSPSSFSLETLASHFHNYDFRYSLIDIPLVSIIRSFIIFCVYSLCDGPRLSRGPYLGITTMCSVLSLMFVSFKAVYIFSVSGIDRSGYVRATEIALFVCSCALAVGHVVVAYRTSCRERRKLLVYKIDIEAISACKNGYPRYPKIPQEERIK, via the exons ATGGGTTTTTCCTCAAAAGAAGAGAAGTCCAAAAGAATATTGAGGGGCTTGAAGACTCTGTTCTTCTTGATCACTATGGTTATATcgcttcttcttttctctgccCCGGTTCTCCTTGTTATTGCCGATGCACTTGTTCCTTCTGCTTTGCTCTCCACGctatctccttcttctttctccttggaAACTCTCGCTTCCCATTTCCACAACTACGATTTTAGATACTCTCTCATTGATATTCCCCTTGTGTCAATAATACgatccttcatcatcttct gtGTTTATAGTTTGTGTGATGGACCAAGGCTTTCCCGTGGACCTTATTTGGGGATCACGACCATGTGCTCTGTTTTGTCTCTGATGTTTGTGTCGTTCAAAGCCGTTTACATCTTCAGTGTTTCGGGTATTGATCGAAGTGGGTATGTTCGTGCCACCGAAATAGCTCTGTTCGTGTGCTCTTGTGCGTTGGCCGTGGGGCATGTTGTGGTGGCCTACAGAACAAGTTGCAGGGAAAGAAGAAAGCTTTTGGTCTACAAAATTGACATTGAAGCT ATTTCAGCTTGCAAAAATGGGTATCCCAGGTATCCGAAGATTCCTCAAGAAGAAAGAATCAAATGA